AATACCAATTATACAAGAGAACAACGATATTATTGCATGTGCTCAAACCGGTACAGGTAAAACTGCTGCTTATTTGCTTCCCATACTAGATAAATTATCTTCGAACAAGGCAGATACATTTAAGATTAATACAATAATTTTAGCGCCAACCAGGGAACTTGCATTGCAAATAGATCAACAATTAGAAGGGTTTTCATATTTTACTAACGTGAGTTCACTTCCTCTTTATGGTGGTGGTGATGGAGCCGGATTTGATCAGCAGAAAAAAGCATTAACCAAGGGTGCAGACGTTATAGTTGCCACGCCTGGTAAATTACTTTCTCATTTAAATCTTGGTTATGTGGATACTTCTGAACTAAAACACCTTATCTTAGATGAGGCAGACCGCATGCTGGATATGGGATTTTATGATGATATTATGAAAATCATTAATTTTCTTCCTAAAAAAAGACAGACATTGTTATTTTCAGCCACAATGCCTCCAAAAATTAATTCTTTGGCAATTAAAATTTTAATTGACCCAAAACAAGTAAATATTGCTATTTCAAAACCAGCTGCAGGCATCACTCAGCAGGCTTATATGGCTTTTAACAGTCAAAAAATTCATTTGATTCAGCATTTACTTAAGGAAACTGTTTTTACCAGTATCATTATATTCTCAGGAAGTAAAGCCCTTGTTAAGGAAATAGAAATTACCCTGAAAAAACTAAAACTAGCAGTAAAATCAATCCATTCAGATTTAGATCAAACCGAGAGGGAAAATGTATTAAGAGATTTTAAGAGTAGAAGGCTTCAGGTACTTGTTGCCACTGATATTCTCTCACGGGGAATTGATATAGAGGCTATTGATTTGGTTATAAACTATGATGTTCCAGGTTCTCCGGAAGATTATGTTCATAGAATTGGACGAACAGCCCGGGCATCAAATAAAGGGCTTGCAATTACTTTTATCAATGAAAAAGACCAGCAAAGATTTTATAGAATTGAGAAATTAATAGAAACAAAAATACCTAAACTAGCTTTACCTGAATTTCTGGGAGATGGTCCCAAATATGAACCTGAAAAAAGAGTTCACCATTTTAAGAAACCCATACGCAAGTAAAACTGGTTGTAATACCTATAAAACCTGAACTGAAAGATCTATGGCTGGTGTTAAAACTGTTGATTCTTTAGTAGTTTTAAGTTCCTCTTCTGTTTTCCCTGAATCTGATTTCAAAATTAAATAAAATCCAAGAGCAGCAATAGAGGCAATAATTCCTGTTAACCACCAAAGCCATTCATACCCTAAATGAACTATTGTTTTTGTTCCTAAAAATGGTGCAATTACAAATGCGCTGGCATAAGAAAGAGAATATAAACCCATATATGAACCCCGAGTTTTTTCACTCGAGCGTTTTATTGTATAAGTTACCATAAAAGGCATTGCTAATATTTCTGCAATACTCATTACAATCATAGAGGCATAAAGTATCCAATAGGAAGAAGAAAAATTCAACATTACCATTGCAACACCAATAAATAGAGTTCCCAATGCGATTAATTTCCCGTAACCAAAACGATTCCCAATTAGATAAACAATTATCATTTCAAACAAAAAAACAATAATTCCATTTATACCAATTAGTATTCCTATTGAACTTTCCTTCATTTTGTATACTTCCCTGTAATAAAGAGGAAGGGTAGAAAACAATTGAAATAACACAATTGCAAAAAGCATACAGCACAGGGCAAAAAGCAGAAATCTACCATCATGCCAGGCAGATTTTTTTAAATTCATCTTTTCAGATAGTGTAGCTGTTTTTTTTTGCTCCACAGGTTTATAGGTTTTTCTGTTTCTGAAAAAGAAGAAAAATAATAAGCCGGCAAAAATGCAGGTAATTCCATCGCCAAGAAAAAGCCACTGATATGAAATTGCTGCTAAAACTCCCCCAAGGGCCGGACCTATGGAAAAGCCTAAATTTATTGCCATGCGATTTAGTGAAAAGGCCCTTGTAAGGTTTTCAGGCCGGGCATAAAGTGCAATGGAAGAAGCATTTGCAGGCCGTAAACTGTCTGTAACCATACTTAAAAGGAAAATCCAAATTGCCAAAAATTCAAATTGGGTGATTTGCCCCAAAATAAGGAACATAAAACCACCTAAAGTCAGGCTTGTTAATTGTACATGAAATTGTCCAAATCGATCAGTTAGCCATCCTCCCAGAAAGGACCCGGCCATAGATCCAAGGCCAAAAATACTTAGGATTATACCTGTACGTTCTACCGTAAATTTAAGTTCCATTGTAAGATAAACACTCATAAATGGAATCACCATTCCCCCGGCGCGGTTAATCAGCATTACCAAAGCAAGTACCCATGCTGCATCCGATAAACCGCCATAAGCGTTTTTATACAATTGAATTACTCTTTTCATGCCAATTAAAAGCGGTTAATCATTCATTACAAAGGAAAATAAAATTAAACGATGATTTATCTGATTTTTATAATAAATAGGAATAGGTAAACTCAGAGCATCTAGTGCAATAGGGAAGAAGAGAGAATGAAATTAAGCACTTTTAAAATCGTGGTTATAAAAGTTTTTTATAAAACTTCATGGGGTATTTTTTTATTCAAATCCGGCAAAAAAAATACAATTTCTATCGGAGCGAATTAAAACTATCATTTTTCTTAATGGATCACGGTCAATAATTACCGACTGAATTCCTAATGGATTATTTTCAATTTGGTATGTTGTAACCCCAGTTGAACTATCATCAGGTTTTACTGAAAGTATATTAAGATCATAACCTGATGCTCCATCAGCAAAAACAACTACCACTTTTTTATCCGATTCATTGACAATAATGGTGCTTTTAATCACCCTTGGGGTACCTGAAGTATTGCTTCCACAACGGCCAACTTTCATCACCGTACTATAAAAAGTATATTCCTGAGAAAAGGCATTTGCGATTAATAAAAAAGAAAAAACTAAAATTAGTGGAATTGATCTCATTTTTATTTTTTTTAAAGATTGAAAACTTACATTCATTTTCTGCTAAAATACAAAATTTCACTGCCTTTAATCGAAATAATTTGTAATTTAGTTCACTTCTATGATTATGCGCATTTTTTTATTGTTATTGTTCTCTTTTTTATTCAGCAAAACATATGCTGAACATAAGGATAATGGTTCTCATTCATCCGATAAAAATTCCCGTTTAACATTTATTGAAAATAAAAATCAATGGAATAAAAATGTGCAATACAAGGCAGATATTCCAGGAGGCTTTCTTTACCTGGAAAAAAACGGATTTACCTTGGATTTTATTGATCACCAAACTTTTACTAATCTAAGAGGGCATGGACATAATAGTAAATTAAAATCGGATGCCACAATTGCAGAAGCCATAAAAGCCCATTGCATTAAAACCTCCTTTATTAATTCCAATTCCATAGTTACACTTACTGGTATAGAAAACACCCAGAATTATTACAATTACTTTCTTGGAAATGATAAAGCCAAATGGGCTGGGAATGTTCCCGGCTACAATAAAATCCTATATAACGACATTTATAATCACATTGATTTAATAGTGTATTCAACCCAAGCTAATTTAAAATATGATTTTATTGTTAAACCAGGTGGGAATCCTTCCCAGATATTAGTTGAATACCAAGGTGCTGATAAAATGCAACTTAAAAATGGCCATTTATTGATAAAAACCTCGGTAAATGAATTTACAGAACAAAAACCTTATGCTTACCAGGTATTTAATGGTATTTTAAAAGAAGTTCCTTGTAAATATGTCTTAAATGAAAAACAAATAAGTTATTTCTTTCCTTTAGGATATGATATAACAAAAGAATTAATTATAGATCCGGTCCTACTATTTTCAACACATTCAGGTTCATATTCTAATAACTTTGGTTATACTGCCACTTTTGATTCCAAAGGCTTTTTATATGCCGCTAGTACTGCTTTTGGAAACTTGTATCCTGTTACTCCAGGTGCTTATGATATAAGTTTTAACTCAGGTAATGTGGATATCGCCATAACTAAATATGATACAAGCGGAACTGCAATAATTTATTCAACTTATTTAGGCGGTAATGGAGATGAATTGCCTCATAGCCTTGTGGTAAACAGCAACCAAGAATTGTTTATTTATGGGACAACAGGTTCTGCTAATTTTCCTGTTACTTCCGGGGCATATGACAATACTTTCAATGGAGGTCCCGCATTAAGTCCAAATGGATTAGGAGTTTCTTTTCCTTCAGGGTCAGATATTATTGTAAGTCGGCTGAATAGCAATGGATCTCAACTTTTAGCTTCTACATACTTAGGGGGATCACACAATGATGGTTTAAATTATACTTCCAATAATACTGTAAATAATATTTTAAAATACAACTATGCAGATGAAGTAAGAGGCGAAATTGATATAGATGAACAAAATAATATTTACATTGTTTCATGTACACGTTCAATAAATTTTCCTATTGTTGGGAATTCATTCCAGCCTGTTTATGGAGGAGGTGATATAGATGGCGTGGTTGTGAAAATGAACAATAGCCTGTCTTCAATTATTTGGAGTTCATTTATTGGAGGGAATCAACACGATGCAGCTTATTCACTTTCCCTGGATAGTAACAATGACATTTATATAGCTGGGGGAACCTCTTCTCCAAATTTTCCTGTCACTTCTACGGCTTTGCAAAGTACTTTTCAAGGGGGAAGATCGGATGGTTTTATTCTGCATGTTAGTAAAAATGGACAAACTATTATAAATGGAACCTACTATGGTTCTATTGCATATGATCAAACTTATTTTGTAGAACTTGATAAACAAAATAACATTTATGTTTTTGGTCAAACAGAGGCATCTGGAAATACATTTATTTATAATGCTTTATATTCTAATCCAAATAGTGGTCAATTTATTAGTAAAATAACCCCTCAACTGGATTCGCTAATTTTTTCTACTGCTTTTGGAACGGGCTCAGGAGGGCCTAATATTTCACCAACCGCTTTTCTTGTTGATGTTTGCAATAAAATGTATCTCTCAGGGTGGGGTGGAGGAACAAATAATTTGAATATTAATTTTTTATACAACAATGCAGGATATACAACAGGAATGCAGGTTACTCCTGATGCCTTTCAGTCTACAACAGACGGTAGTGATTTTTATTTAATGGTATTGGAAGATGATGCATCGGCCTTGGTTTATGGTAGCTTTTTTGGTGGATCACAATCACAGGAACATGTAGATGGAGGCACGAGTCGTTTTGATAAAAAAGGAAAAATTTATCAAACAGTTTGTGCAGGATGTGGAGGCAATTCTGATTTTCCTATTTATCCTAATCCAGGCGCTGTTTCCCCAACTAACAATAGCAGTTGCAACAGTGCGGTTTTTAAATTTGATTTTAATTTACCCATTTCAATTGCTGGTTTTGATGCTCCAGCACCCGGTTGTGTGCCCTACACAGTTCAATTTGTAAACAACAGCACTATTACCGGAACAAGTAATTATTACTGGGAATTTGGTGATGGAAATACTTCTACTGATTTTAATCCCATTCATGAATATTTAACAACAGGACTATTTAATATTATGCTTGTTACTTATGATATTGCTTCCTGCAACCTCTCAGATACTGTATTTGCCCAGGTAATTGTTTTATCAGATACTTCTTATTCACTTACTCCCCAAACCATTTGTGGTTCGGGAGCGGTTCAAATTGGTTTAACACCTGTTAATGATCCATCAATTACTTATCATTGGAGCCCTGCCACTGGATTGTCGGATACTGCCGTTGCAAATCCATTTGCTAATCCAAGTCAAACTGCCCAATATACCTTAATCATGTCTAATGGAATTTGCATGGATACCATTTCTCAAACAGTAAATTATTATCCTGAATTGTTGAATGTAACAGCAGATACATCTGTTTGTGGAGATGCTGCCCTATTGCTTGTTGCAAGTACAATGGGAAATTACTATCAATACATATGGTCAAGTAACAGTACTTTTACTGACACCCTGAATAGTCCCTTAAGCGATAGTACCCTAAATATTAGTATTGCTAATTCAACTACTTATTACATAATGGCTCTGGAATCTGGTTGTGTTTTGAAAGATAGCGTCAAAATCCAGGTTTTTCCGGATAGTACTTATGTTTTAAACCCACTAACTTTATGTGGTCAAGGATCAATCCAAATTGGACTTACACCTTTAAATGATACTGTTACAACCTATCATTGGAGCCCGGGAATAAGTCTTACAGATTCTACTCTTGCCAATCCCTACGCATTGCTTAATGAATCTGCAGAGTTTCAATTAATTATTTTGAATGGAGCTTGTATTGATACTTTAACACAGGTAGTTAATTATTTTCCTAACCTTTTGGAAACTTCTCTGGATACTTTTGTTTGCAGCCCTTCTAGTATTTCAATATATGCAAGTACTTTTGGAAATTTCAGCCAATATATTTGGTCCTCAAATTCTATGTTTTCTGACACATTGAATAATCCTTTAAGTGATAGTACTTTAAGCATAAATGTCATTAATTCATCAACATATTATATTTTGGCTTCTGAATCGGTATGCAATTTATTGGATAGTGTTTCTATACAAGTATATTCTGATACCACATACAGCTTAAGCCCATTAGAAATTTGTAAGGGCGATACAGTTAACATAGGATTTTTAACTGTACCAGGGAATGTATACACCTGGAATTCCTCCTTTGGAATAAGCGATAGTACCATTTCATATCCACAGGCATGGCCTATTGAAAATTCATCTTACATGCTTCTTTCATTTGATGGCTTTTGTACCGACACAATTTATCAATCAGTTAATGTTGTTCCGGTTCCGGATATTCAGGTAACCAACGATACAACAATTTGTAGGGGAAATGAAATTACGGTTTTTGCAACCACAGGAGGAGTTTACAGCCAATATATATGGTCAAGTAATCCTTCTTTTTCTGATACTCTTAACAATTCTGTTGCTGATAGTTTTTATACTTTTATTCCTTTAAATGATGTAACATTATATATTGGGGCATTTCAAAGTATTTGTGTTGTAATGGACAGTGTTAAAATTTATGTTTTAAAAGACACTATGTATTCATTGCCTAATGTAAATTTATGCTTTGCAGATTCAGTTCAAATTGGCCAAATACCCTCAACTGATCCCACAATTACTTATAGTTGGAATCCATCCACAGGATTAAGCAATTCAAGCATTCCCAATCCTTTTGCATCCCCTGGGCAGTCTTTGATGTATGAATTATTAATTTCAAATGGTTTCTGCACTGATACTATTCGTCAGTTTGTTAATGTAACCTCTTTCAATTTATTTACTGTAAATGATACAACTGTTTGTAAGGGTCAATCCCTACAAATTAATGCAGGAACTGATATTCCGGGCTCAAGTTTTCATTGGTCTTCCAATGCTGGTTTTACAGACACATTAAACTTTGTGTCTAATGATGGAAGTCTTTTTGTGAATCCTGTGCAGGGTTCTAATATGTATTATGTTAAAGCCCTTTTATCCGGATGTGAAAAACAGGATAGCGTAAGGATAAACAACGATGAAGTAAAAATACAGGCAAATTCTTCAGGAATATGTTTTGGTGATACCGCTTTTTTAACTGCAATTAATTTAGTTAGCAGCCAGGAGTTAAGTTATTCATGGAGTCCCGTTTCAATGATTATAGCGGGTGAAAACACCTCAACTGCCCTGGCGAGTCCTTCTCAATCCACTGCTTATTCTGTTACTGCAGAAAATTCTTCTGGTTGCAAAGCAAGTTCACTAACAACACTTTCTGTATCATTACTAGAGCCTCAAACAATTAATGCCTCTGTTTCACAAGATTCTATACTTGCTGGAAATTCAGTTTTACTGCAAGCCATGCCCACTTCAGGTTACACCTACCAATGGAACCCTCACTATGGTTTAAATAATAGCCAGGTTTCAGCCCCCGTTTCAACTCCCTTTACTACTACAACTTATACCGTAACAATTGCCGATGGACCATGTTATTATTCTGATTCAGTAACTGTTTATGTTTATGAAATCGTTTGTGGAGCACCAAACATATTTATTCCCAATGCTTTTACTCCCAATGATGATAATAAAAATGATGTTTTATATGTAAGAGGGAAGTATATCGATTTAATTTATTTTACTGTTTACAATCGATGGGGAGAAAAAGTTTTTGAAACAACAGATCAGTCAGTTGGCTGGGATGGAGTGTTTAAAGGCATGAAAGCAGATCCAGGTGTCTTTGTTTACTATCTTACAGCAACATGTTTGGATGGTCAGAATTTTTTCCTAAAGGGTAATGTTACTTTAATTCGATGAGCATGAAAATTCGATCTTTTCTATTGCTTATTTTAACCGGTTCATTTTTTGGATTACATGCTCAGGATATCCATTATTCTCAATTTATTTCTGCACCTTATAATCTTAACCCGGCTTTAACCGGAGCTTTTGTTGGTGATGCAAGATTCACTGCCAACCAAAGAACTCAATGGAGAAGTGTTACTACTCCATATCAAACTTTTGGCGGATTTGTGGATATGAGAAATGTAGCCTTCAAAAATTTCCATCCTGGTATATCAGTATACAACGATAAGGCTGGTGATTCACAATTTGGCACTTTTCAACTAAATATTTCAGGTGCATACTCTAAAAAACTTGGCAATTATAACAGGCATAGACTCACACTTGGAATTCAAACTGGAATTACCCAACGAAAACTAGATTACAATAATCTTTCCTTTGATAATCAATATAACGGATCATCCTATGATTCAGACCTTAGTAGTGGTGAAAATTTTTCCAGGCAAAGTTACATGTATTTTAATTTGAACTCCGGAATAGTCTACAATTACAGGATAAATAAAAAAGTAGAATTTAATACAGGTTTAGCAATATTTAATATTAATAAACCCGATCAATCCTTGTATGACAAAGAAAAAATAAAGCTTGACCGTAGGTATACACTTTTTTTAAGTGCAGATGTGGTAATTGCAAGCAACAGGGTTAATGTATTGCCATCGTTACTTATTATGACACAAGGAACTTTCAGGGAATATCTTGCAGGTTCATCTGTAAAATTCACCCTTCAAAATAATTCTGGAAAATATTCGGCACTGCATTTTGGAAGTTGGTTAAGAATGAAGGATTCAGGTTTTATTCTCCTTGGAATGGATTATGATAACGTATATGTTGGTCTTAGTTATGATTTTAATTATTCGAATCTAGTTCCAGCTAGCAATTACAGAGGAGGATTTGAAGTTTCAGTAATATATATACTAAGAAAATTTGTCCCTGGTAAGATAAAATACAAATATTGTCCAGGCTTTATTTAATAGAGGTTATAAATGATTTTTCCTAAGCTATTTGTTTCCCTTCTGTTTTTATTAATGGTTTTTTCTGCCTTTGGCCAAAGTCAAAAAAAATTAATAAAGTATGCGGATAAGGCATTCCTGGAGGGTGATTTTTATGGTGCATCTATTTATTACAAGCAGGCAATGGATAATGATTCTTCTCAAATTCAACTTTTGTATAAATATGCAAGTTCTTTGAGAATGTTAAATGAATATGAATCTGCAGAATATTATTTTGAAAAGGTTTATAAAAAAGATCGTGGCAGGGAATTAACAGAAACTTTATTTTGGCTGGCTTCCATGCAAAAGAACAATGCCAATTATCTTCAAGCAAAGAAGAACTTTAAAAAATTAAACAGTCAGTATAAAAAGGATAAAAACAATTACTTTTACAAAAAATCATTAAAAGAACAGGAATCCTGCGATTATGCAATGAAGCCCTTGATTAATGATTCTGTTGTTATAGAAAACATTGGTGATCCAATTAATTCAATTCATGCAGAATTTAGTCCTTTTCTTTTTGAAAGCGATTTGTACTTTTCATCCTTAAGGATAAGTGATACAAGCACCAGGTCAATAGTTGAACCAGGGGAACTGCATTATATAAAAATTTACAAACAACCTTTTTTTAGTGAAATTTCAAAGGACATTGAGGAATTGGATACCATCATTAATTCGCCTGGCTTCCATAGTGCCAATGGGACATTCAGCCCGGATGGAAAAAGATTTTATTTTTCAAGATGTTCCCCGGATAATAAATGTAAAATTTATGAATCTAAAGTGGAAGATGGTATTCATGGTATTTCAGTTGAACTTGAAGATAAAATAAATTTACCCGGCTTTACATCCACACAACCTTCAATATCTGGGTTTGATTCTGATCAGGAAATCTTGCTTTTTGTATCAGATAGAAATGGGGGAGAGGGAGGCTTGGATATTTGGTATTCCATGTTTAAATCAGGAAAATTTTCAACACCAGTTAATGCAGGAAAATTGGTAAATTCAATTGAAAATGAGGTTACACCATTCTACCATACATCTTCCCAGACTCTTTATTTTAGTTCATCTTGGCACAATGGATCAGGAGGGATGGATATATTTAAATCACAGGGTGTGCCCGGAAGTTTTAAAGAACCTGAAAATCTTGGAAATCCAATTAATAGCTGTGCAAATGATTTGTATTTTACAATCGATTCCGCTGGTGTTTCAGGATTTTTAGCTTCAAATCGTAAAGGCGGGCATGCTGCACAAGGTGAAACCTGTTGCAATGATATTTACCATTTTCAGTTTCCCCAAACCCTTATTGAGCAGGATTCTCTTCCACCCACTGTTTATACAACTTTAGAACAAATTAATAAATATTTGCCTGTTACCTTATATTTTCATAATGATGAGCCAAATCCAAGAACAACAGATACTATCACCTTTAAAAATTACATGAAAACTTATGAATCCTATTTGGGGCTTAAAGAACAATATAAAAAAGAATACAGTACTGGATTAAAAGGTGTTGATATTCAGGAGGCTACTGAGATTATTGAAGTATTCTTTGAGGATTTTGTATCAAAAGGTGTAGATGATCTTGAAATGTTTACTCGAATTTTATTTGATGTATTAAAAGAAGGACAGCAAATTGAATTAACAGTTAAAGGTTATGCAAGTCCTCTTGCAAAGTCAGACTATAATTTAAAGTTGACAAAAAGAAGAATAAGTAGTCTAAAGAATTATTTAAATGAATTTGAAAATGGAATTTTCAAATCTTTTATGGATGGAACTGCGGAAAATGGAGGCTTACTAACACTTGTTGAAATGCCTTTTGGCTCGTTCAAGGCCAATGAAATGGTGAGCAGCAATTTGCAGGATCTTAAAAATTCAGTATACAGCAAAGCAGCAGCAATGGAACGAAAAATTGAAATTATTGCAGTATCTGTTAAAGATTCGGTAAAAATAAGATTAGATGATTTGCAAGAAGAAAAATTTGCGGAAATTTTTGTAGAGGATAAAATATTTAACTTTGGAAAAATTAATTACGGTGAAGTAGTGGAACATACTTTTCTCATTAAAAACACAGGCGATTCGGATTTAATTATTTACAATGCAAGCGGAAGTTGTGGTTGTACAATTCCTCAATGGAGTAAAGAACCTGTTCTCCCAGGTGAACAGGCTGCTATAAAAGTTAAGTTTGATTCAAAAGGGAAAATGGGAAATCAAAGCAATACCGTCACTTTAATAAGCAATGCGGTTCCCAATGTAACAGTACTAACTGTATCTGCAGAAGTGCTATTAAAGAAATAAATGAATTCATTTTAATAAATAATTTAATGCCTTATATCAACTAAAAAACAATGGAAGTTTACATACATTTTAAAGAAGTAAATTCAGATTTTAGCAAGCAAATCGCAGATCAATTTTTTGAAGGAAAAGAAAGTGAAGATAACATCAAGTATTCCTGGGAAGACGAGGTGAAAATTACTGAGGATGTAGTTGATTTTAAAATCATTAATCGTGCTGTTTACAATTTAAAAGGAAATTTTGCTGATGATAAGGCTTTTAGCTTTGATATTCCTGATATGACTATTTGTGAATCAAAAACCATTTCAGGAAATATAGTGCAATTTGCTGTTTCAGGTAAACTAATTAAGCAAACTGAAAAAAGATACGACAACCAAAAGGAAATAATGCATTTTTATTTTTATTTGTTTGATAGATTTCCAGTAAAAAACCCCTTTCCGGGTGTTTATATTCTCGCCAAACATTTCCCTGAGGAATTGAAATAAAACATTCATTATTTAATTACTTGATTTACGGCAATATAAACCGTTTTTTTTTGTTAATTAAATGTTGATAAATCACCTGATTTTATAAGGATTTCAAAGGGTTTTTATAAGGTGGTTTTGTATGTTTGTATAGTATAAAAAAATCAAAACAAAATTTAAGCAACAATGAGCGATATAATAGAAGAAAAGAACCAGGAATATTCCGCAGATAGTATACAGGTGCTCGAAGGCCTGGAAGCGGTTCGCAAAAGGCCTGCCATGTATATTGGTGATATAGGAACAAAGGGTTTGCATCATCTTGTTTACGAAGTAGTAGACAATTCCATTGATGAGGCATTAGCAGGGCATTGTAATAATATTGAGGTTTTTATTAATGAAGATAATTCCATTACTGTAAGAGATAATGGTAGGGGAATTCCAGTTGATCTGCATAAGAAAGAAAACAGATCTGCTCTTGAAGTGGTTATGACTGTGCTTCATGCTGGTGGTAAATTTGATAAAGACAGCTATAAAGTTTCAGGAGGATTGCATGGGGTAGGGGTTTCGTGCGTTAATGCACTTTCAATTGCATTAAAAGCAGAGGTTCACCGCAAGGGAATAAAATATGTTCAGGAATACAGCATTGGAAAACCATTATACCCAGTTAAAGAGGTTGGAACTACAGATGTAACTGGTACAGTAATTACTTTTAAACCAGATGATACAATATTTATTACCACTGAATATCATTTTGATACACTTGTTACTCGGTTAAGAGAACTTTCTTTTCTAAATAAAGGGGTAAGGTTGAGTATTGCTGATAAACGGAATTTAGATGATGATGGAAATCCTATTTCTGAATCATTTCTTTCGGAAGGCGGGCTTAGAGAATTCGTTACTTTTCTGGATGCAAGCCGCGATAAATTGATTTCCGAGCCAATTTATATGGAGGGTGAAAAAGCAGGTATTCCTGTTGAGGTTGGAATGCAATACAACACTTCCTATACTGAAAATATTCATTCCTATGTAAATAACATCAATACACATGAGGGTGGTACTCACCTTGCAGGTTTTAGAAGGGCACTTACCAGAACATTAAAAGGTTATGCTGAAAAACAGGGTTTTCTTTCAAAATTAAAGTTTGACATAAATGGTGATGATTTTCGTGAGGGATTAACTGCAGTAAT
This is a stretch of genomic DNA from Bacteroidota bacterium. It encodes these proteins:
- a CDS encoding DUF1573 domain-containing protein, translating into MIFPKLFVSLLFLLMVFSAFGQSQKKLIKYADKAFLEGDFYGASIYYKQAMDNDSSQIQLLYKYASSLRMLNEYESAEYYFEKVYKKDRGRELTETLFWLASMQKNNANYLQAKKNFKKLNSQYKKDKNNYFYKKSLKEQESCDYAMKPLINDSVVIENIGDPINSIHAEFSPFLFESDLYFSSLRISDTSTRSIVEPGELHYIKIYKQPFFSEISKDIEELDTIINSPGFHSANGTFSPDGKRFYFSRCSPDNKCKIYESKVEDGIHGISVELEDKINLPGFTSTQPSISGFDSDQEILLFVSDRNGGEGGLDIWYSMFKSGKFSTPVNAGKLVNSIENEVTPFYHTSSQTLYFSSSWHNGSGGMDIFKSQGVPGSFKEPENLGNPINSCANDLYFTIDSAGVSGFLASNRKGGHAAQGETCCNDIYHFQFPQTLIEQDSLPPTVYTTLEQINKYLPVTLYFHNDEPNPRTTDTITFKNYMKTYESYLGLKEQYKKEYSTGLKGVDIQEATEIIEVFFEDFVSKGVDDLEMFTRILFDVLKEGQQIELTVKGYASPLAKSDYNLKLTKRRISSLKNYLNEFENGIFKSFMDGTAENGGLLTLVEMPFGSFKANEMVSSNLQDLKNSVYSKAAAMERKIEIIAVSVKDSVKIRLDDLQEEKFAEIFVEDKIFNFGKINYGEVVEHTFLIKNTGDSDLIIYNASGSCGCTIPQWSKEPVLPGEQAAIKVKFDSKGKMGNQSNTVTLISNAVPNVTVLTVSAEVLLKK
- the gyrB gene encoding DNA topoisomerase (ATP-hydrolyzing) subunit B — translated: MSDIIEEKNQEYSADSIQVLEGLEAVRKRPAMYIGDIGTKGLHHLVYEVVDNSIDEALAGHCNNIEVFINEDNSITVRDNGRGIPVDLHKKENRSALEVVMTVLHAGGKFDKDSYKVSGGLHGVGVSCVNALSIALKAEVHRKGIKYVQEYSIGKPLYPVKEVGTTDVTGTVITFKPDDTIFITTEYHFDTLVTRLRELSFLNKGVRLSIADKRNLDDDGNPISESFLSEGGLREFVTFLDASRDKLISEPIYMEGEKAGIPVEVGMQYNTSYTENIHSYVNNINTHEGGTHLAGFRRALTRTLKGYAEKQGFLSKLKFDINGDDFREGLTAVISVKVMEPQFEGQTKTKLGNNEVSGAVDQAVHEMLTNYLEEHPKEAKTIVDKVILAATARHAARKAREMVQRKSILGGSGLPGKLSDCSEKDAAQCEIYLVEGDSAGGTAKQGRNRRFQAILPLRGKILNVEKAMAYKIFDNEEIKNIYTALGVTIGTEEDSKALNIAKLRYHKVIIMCDADVDGSHITTLILTFYFRFMKELIEHGYIYIATPPLYLIKKGKESRYCWNEEERLAAIADLGGGKDSSVGIQRYKGLGEMNAEQLWSTTMNPETRTLRRVTIESAVEADRIFSMLMGDDVPPRRDFIEKNAKYAKIDV
- a CDS encoding PorP/SprF family type IX secretion system membrane protein — translated: MKIRSFLLLILTGSFFGLHAQDIHYSQFISAPYNLNPALTGAFVGDARFTANQRTQWRSVTTPYQTFGGFVDMRNVAFKNFHPGISVYNDKAGDSQFGTFQLNISGAYSKKLGNYNRHRLTLGIQTGITQRKLDYNNLSFDNQYNGSSYDSDLSSGENFSRQSYMYFNLNSGIVYNYRINKKVEFNTGLAIFNINKPDQSLYDKEKIKLDRRYTLFLSADVVIASNRVNVLPSLLIMTQGTFREYLAGSSVKFTLQNNSGKYSALHFGSWLRMKDSGFILLGMDYDNVYVGLSYDFNYSNLVPASNYRGGFEVSVIYILRKFVPGKIKYKYCPGFI